Genomic DNA from Cuculus canorus isolate bCucCan1 chromosome 29, bCucCan1.pri, whole genome shotgun sequence:
ATGAACATGCCAGCCCTTTTCCTGCACCTGCCACCTCTCGCGAGCCCCGCAGCTGCTCTGGCCCCGGCAGCTCCCCAGAAGCCCCCACACAGGGACGGCGACAGCTCCGGccccacagagctgctgcagcctgtggagcaGTGGAGCTGCGAGAGGGAACGGGTGGGAATTCTCCTCGAAGGCAAAAGCATCCCCGGAATAAAGAGGATGGTGGGAAGTGTCCAGACCGCAGGAATCACGTCTGCACCTGGAGAGACCGGAGGCTCAGCCACCGCTCGGACCCCTGGGCCCAGGAGCCGCTCCTGGCCGGTAGCTCCTATCCCTAGGAATGAATCCCTGCCACCCCGCGGGGTCCCCGGATTCCACCCCCATTCCCGAGGGTCCTCGCCCAGGCGGCAGCATCCCGCATTCCCGGCCGAACTGGAGCCGCTCCGGGCGATCCAGTGCCTCCTCGGCAGCCGCTCCCGATGTTTTGGTGCCTGATCCGGGCCGAGCCCGGCTCCTCCGGGATTTCAGAATACGAGCGGATGCAAAACTTCCCCAAGCTTTCACCCTTAAAAGCAACGGAATGACCGCACCCGGGCAACCGAGGCCGCCCCCTGTCCAGTACCCCCCGTTCCCCCGGGCTCACCCGTCTCAGCCTGCGGCTGCGGCAGCTCCTGCTCGGTGGCCGGGACGGTTTCTGTGGCTTCGCCAGGCATTTCTGAGAAGGAGGCAGAACCGACAGCGCCCGCGTTCGACAGGGTCCGGGCGGCACCGGGACCGGGCaccctgctcccagccagcaTGGAACGACCCCGGCTCCCTCGGTCCCCCCTGCCCCGTATGGGCTGACCCTGGCCCCAGCAGTTGCTGGTCACCCCCCCCGGTTCCTCCGGGCTGCGGCTGTTTCCCGGCTCCGCCGGTCCCAGCGAAGCCCGGTCGCCCCCGCCCGTACGGGTGGACTCCGGCCGTACCGGTCCCAGGTAACCCCCTGCCCGGTCCCCCCAGCCTCTCCCGCCGGGCTGCGGCCActtcccgccccccccgcccggTAAGAGCGGACGCCGGCCCCCCGGCCCCCCCAAGCCTCTTCCCCCCGGCTACGGCTGCTTCCAGTGCGCGGGGCCGGCCCGGGCTGACCCCGCCCGATCCCGCCCGTCCCAGGGCCTGCGgagccgccccgccgcccccggcccggccccgcggTGGCGGATGGCGGCGGGCGGCGGTGGATGGCGACGGATGGCGGCGGCGAGACTCACTGTGCGGGGAGCGGGGTCCAAGATGGCGGCAGAAAGAGACGGAGCGGCTGGGGACGCGGCTTCCGGGGGGCGCGGCTTCCGGTCCTCTCCGCCCCGGCGGCCGCGACGCAACGTTCCGGGCAATGAGCGTTCCGGGCAGGGCAGGTACCCTCCCAGTGGGTGAGCAGGGGTCCCCAGTGCAGGCCAGTACCCCCCTGTGTGGGGCAGCGACCCCCGGAGCGGGCCAGAACATCCACTGTGGGGCACGGACCCTTCTATGTGTGGGGCAAAGATCCCTGGTGTGGGGCGGGAACCCCAGAGCGGGCCAGGACatcagtgtggggcagagatcCCCAGTGCCGGCCAGGGTTCCcctgtgtggggcagggaccccaAAGTGTAGTGCAGGAACCCCCAGAGCGGGCCAGGACACCCAGTGTGGGGCCAGGATCCCTAGTGTGGGCAAGGACACCCCTGTGTGGGGCAAGGACCTCCCTAGTGTGGGATCCCCTACGCACATGGCGCTGGGGCCTGCCCagtgtggggctgggacccaCACACTGAAACAAGAACCCTCAGGTGTGTGGCCCAGAATCCCTGCTGTGGGGCCAGGATCCTCCCGCCGTGGGGCCAAGTATTGCCATCGTTGTGGGCCAAGATGCTCCCACTGTGGGGCCAGGATCCCCCCCAATCCCgttgtggggcagagaccctGTGGCTTCAGGGCAGTGGCAGGACCCCCCACCCTGTCCCCACAAGGACACGGTCCCAGTCCCAGCTTCCCCTGCCTGGGCTCTCCCGGGCACAGCCATGCAGACAACGGAgacatttaatgttttttatgtAGAAAAGGTCCAAAAGGTGGGAAGGGGTTGAGTGGGGCTGAAGGATTCGGCTGCAGCCTCCTCGTTCCGAGGCACCAGGATGCTTGTGGCCAACAGTGGCCCCGCAGCAAGAACAGAGCGGTCGGTGGCAGCGAAGCCTCAGAAGTCTCCTTGCAGGTctgcaaagaggagaaattggGAGTCTTCCAGTAAAAAGCGCAGTTTCCAAAGCCACAGCCCCCCATCAGCTCCATCCACACCCGGCACACACCACTCCTCCTCCGCAGCTCTCCTCTCCGTGCACGTTCCATCTCCTCCACAAACTGCTCAAAGATCCGCACGTAGGGCGCCAGGCTCGTCTTCCTGTAGTCTGGAGATTCCAGGAGCTGAGCAGGCAGTAGGGAATCCTCTGCCCCCCACACCTTGCCCCCACTCACCCCGCGCTCGGCGCTTCGGCTCCAACTCGCcaccctcctcctgctctgcatcGTCACCAGCTGCGTCCAGCTCCTCACACAGGGAACTAGGGGGACAGTGGGATGCTGGGGGGCTTCAGGCaccaccaggacccccccaatGCCACCAGCTCCGCTCCCCCACCTGATGGTAGGGACAGCAAACGGATCGAACTGCTCCAAGCGCTGCAGGTCCAGCGGCACTGAGATGCGACCTACAAGACAGAAGAGTCACCATGGGGTGCCCGGCATGGGGTCCCCATGGGTGCAGCCCCCAAGCCCCACCTGTTTTGGGGTGCACGCTGAAGGGGCTTTTCAGGAGGTGCCCCAAGCCCTTGCTGACGTTGATGTCGAGGCGAGGGAAGCAGAACTGCAGCATGATCTCCCAATCAGCATAGCATGGAGCACTCTTCCCGGCTGTCCCCTGCCGCTGCGGGCACAGGTGCGTCAGGGGGGGCGGCAGTGCCCAGACCCCCCTGCCAGCATCCGCTCTGCAGCCACTCACCCGTGTCCGCTCCATCCTGCccttcagcagctcccagcGCTGCATCGAGTCCCGTTTCTTGGGGAACTCATCCTGCAGCACCTCACGGTGCTGTGGCCAGTGGTCAAGGCTGATGGTGGACATCGTGGATGCTGCCAACCCCGTTCCCCCCCGTGCAGACCCTCGCTCCCACCCAACGCCGGGGTTGCTCTGGAAAGGATATCCTCTGGGACAAGGGCTAGCACCTTCTCCCAGCTCTCTGGGCTGCCCAGGATGTCTTGGCCCACCAGTGCGTACGCCTCAAAGTACTTCTCCACCACGCCAACCGAGCGCCTgcggagcagcaggagaggctcAGCACCATGGTCGCAGCCGcaggggctgggcagggggTCCTCACCGACCTGATGAAGGGGTGGATGGGCTCGGAGAGGTTCACCTTCTTCACTGTCTCTGCTCCACCCTACGGGGACAGCGGTATCAGGTGGGGGTAGTGGGCAAGGAGTGCCCGGCCCCCCGTGCACCCACCTTCACCAGCGTCAGGTACTCCACGGCGGCCGCTCGCAGCGCGGGTGACCACTTCCGCACCACGTCGTCGCACACCCAGCAGTGGACACCCCTTCGGCCCGAGTACACCCACAGGCGGTGCCGGACGCCCAGGTCCTCTGTGGGAAGCAGCCGGGCTGCAGGAGCATGTCGGCACGGGATGCGGTGCCCACCCAGGCCTGGCAAACCCGCTGGGTGCCTGCGCATCTCCTGCGCCCCCAGCCCCCATGAGTGCTGCCCCAGCGCTGTGTTGGGGTCTCCTCGATGCTGGGGGCAAAGTGTGGTCCGGACACGTCCCCAGTGCacaaggatggggacagcaCAGAACCCAGGAGTCTCACCCACGAGCGCGCGGTCGATGATGCGGACGGCGATGGTCATCAGGGTCCAGCACTTGGAGCAGATATCGGCCGagctggagatggaggtggtgggtcAGGCACCCTGCACACCACCCTCCTGGCCCCACCAGCCATTCCAGCTCGAGCCATGACCACCCCCAGCACCTGCAGCACATCCGGACATCATCATAGTCCGTCATGTCGATGTCGAAGACCAGCTCCTTCTCCTGTGGCTGGAAGGCACCCATGTGCACCGTGTTGTGCTGGTTGGGCTGCGGAGCAGGACGGGCTCAGCCACGGCCGGGGTCCCCGTGAGCCGGGGGCTGTGTCCCCTCAGACCCGGCCAGCTCCAGGTTGGTGCCGGGGTGGGAGCAAGGCTCACCCGGTGGGAGTAGACGGCGCCGATGTCGATCTTGTAGGGGTTCAGCTTCTGCAACTCGCGCTCCAGCTCCTGGGGGCTGCTGAAGGACTGGAACCGCACGTAGATGTCATCCCGCAGCGTGAAGGAGAATTCCCGCAGCTGGAAGTAGTTCTTCACCACTGTGGGGGCACAAGAGGGGGGGATGCCCTGAGCGCCCGGACCCCACGTgttccccccagccccctcgCTGCATTCCTCACCTTCCCAATCCAGGAGCCCCGAGACTCCCCCGTTCCCTGCACACACACCCCGGTGCCCCGGACTCTGGTCAGTGCATTCAGCGGGCACCACGGCACCCCTCCACGGGACCCCCACCCCGTACCGCCCCAGGACCTCgtgccccagccctggctgtgccccCTGCCCGCTCCCACACCCCCAGGTGTTACCCCTGCCCGGTCCCGCATCCCTCAGCTGTGCCCCCCGCAGAGTCCCGGTGTCCTCCGTTCAGTCCCGCATCCTCAGCCGTAACCCCCACCTGGTCCCGGTGCCCCCTGTCCCGTACCGTATCCCCGGCTGTGCCCCCCGCAGAGTCCCGGTGTCCCCCGCCTGGTCCCGCATTTCCCATACGTGGCCCCCACCCGGTCCCGGTGTCCCCCATCCGGTCCCGCATCCCTGGCCATAACCCCCACCCGGTCCCGGTGCTCCCGGCCGTTCCCCCctcccggtcccggtgcccACCCCTCCCTCACCGCCGCCGTAGCCGAGCCAGCGCCCGTAGGGGCCGTGCGGGAAGAGCCGCCGGTAGAAGAGCGGGAGCAGCTCCGGCAGCGCCGCGGGTTCGAACGGCGCCAtggcgggaggggcggggcggggcgggcgcccGGGGAAGCCGGGAGCTGCCgaggggccggggcggggggctgCGATGGGGGGGTGCTCGGGGGCGGGGGGGCGTAGGGGATCCCGGGGACCGGGGGTCTaggggggtccgggggggtccggaGTCCCGGAGGGGAGATGCCAAGGTCCGGGGGTACcggggggatggagggggggagatACCAAGGTTCCAGGGGTGCCCGGGGGCATCGGGGGGGTCTGGGGTGcccaggggatgggggggaaggTGCCAAGGTCCGGGGCTACCCGGGGGCATCGAGGGGGTCCGGGGTACCCGGGGGCATCGGGGGGGTACGGGGTGCtcgggggatggggggggcggGGTACCAAGGTCCGGGGGCATCGGGGGGTCCGGGGTGCccgggggttggggggggaggTGCTAAAGTCCGGGGGTACCCGGGGGCATCGGGGGGGTCCGGGCTCTCCGCAGTCGGGATGTGTCAAGGTCGGGGGTGTCCGGAGTGCCCGGGGGGGGCGGTcccggggggaggggggttcATGGGGGTGCAGGAAAGGCTCCCCGGTGCAGAGCGCGATGCCCGGTGGCCGCGGGGACCAACCGGAGCCGGGGGCGGTGGCACCGGGATGGGGCGGCCCGTGGGGCGGGGAGCGGGCGGTGCTGATGAATCATTAACGGACAGAGCTAAGGTCAGGCCGAGCCCGGGGCTCCCTCTTCGTGCCCCGGTGGCGACGATGTGGCTGTACGCGGTGGCGGTGCTGGCGGGGCTGCTTCTGCTCTGGCGCTGGCACCGGGAGCGGCAGACGGTGCCCGCGCTCTCGGAGAAGTTTGTGCTGATCACGGGCTGCGACAGCGGCTTCGGGAACCGGCTGGCACGGCAGCTGGACGCACGGGGGCTGCGGGTGCTGGCCGCCTGCCTGACCGAGCACGGGGCCGAGCAGCTGCGGGCAGGCGCCTCGTCACGCCTGCAGACTGTGCTGCTGGACGTCACCTCCAGCCAGAGCATCGCCAACGCCGCCTCCTGGGTCCGGGAGCGTGTGGGCAACCAAGGTAGGATGGGGAGGCTCCTCCATCGTTGGCCCTTTTATCATCCCTTTCAGCCCCATCATCCCCTTCAACCCCATCACCATCCCTTCATCACCCCCTTCAACCCCATCATCATCCCCTCCATCGCCCCCTTCAACCTCATTGTCTTCCCGTTCATCGTCCCCTTCAACCCCATTGTCATCCCCTTCATCGTCCCCTTCAACCCCATCGTCATCCCCTTCATCGTCCCCTTCAACCCTATTGTCATCCTCTTCATCGTCCCCTTCAACCCCATCGTCACCCCCTTCATCGTTCCCTTCAACACCATTGTTGCCCCCTTCATCATCCCCTTCAACCCCATGGTTGTCCCCTTCATCACCCCCATCATTGCCCCATCATCATCCCCTTCCTTGTCCTTATTATCATCCCCATCACCACCCCCATCATTGCCCTTATCATCATCCCCATCGTTGCCTCCATCATCGCCCCATTGTTGTCCCTCCATCATTGTCCCATTGTCACCCCTGCCAGCCCTCCCATTGCTTTGGCGCCTCTCCGGCACAGCCGGAGCAGGGCCACGGGCAACAGAGCAGCCCCGCTCACCTCATCCCACTTCCCCAGGGCTCTGGGGGCTGGTGAACAACGCGGGAATCGCCATCCCCACTGCCCCGAACGAGTGGCTGACCAAGGACGACTTCGCTAAGGTGCTGGATGTCAACCTGCTCGGCCTCATCGAGGTGACGCTGAGCCTCCTGCCGCTGCTCCGGCGGGCGCGGGGCCGGGTGGTCAACGTGGCCAGTGTCATGGGCCGAGTCTCCTTCTTTGGCGGGGGGTACTGCATCTCCAAGTTTGGCGTGGAAGCCTTCTCTGACTGTCTTCGGTAAGTTGTGCATGGCAGACAACGCCTCTCACTTCCCCGTTTGCTTTTCTGGGCTCTGGCCCAGAGTTTCCGCGTGACAAACTGCTTCCTCGAGGGAACGCAGACAAGTTTGGATCGGCTGCAGCCTCAGCGCCCGAGGAGGGGCCGCGGGGATGGGGAACGCCTGGACCAGGCGTGAGGAAACCCTGCGCCCCAGCTCCAGGACTGGGGTCCTGCGGGATCGAGCTCCTGCGCGGGGACCCTCACCAGcccctggcagcctctgctccACTTCCAGCCAATCTCAGGCAAGAGCAGGGAAGGCAAAGGACTTGGCAGAGCTTCAATGCCAGTCCCTTCCTGGTGACTCCTCAGTGCCAGGGTGCCCACTGCCACCGTCTGCTCCGTTCTGAGCCTCCCCCACTGGACCTTGCTCCATCCTGGATCCTGCGGGCATCCTGAGGTTTGCTTTGGCCCCATCCCATCCAGACTCAGCAGATGCTTGCTCCATGCCCCCTTGGACCCGTGCCGGGGCTGGCGTGG
This window encodes:
- the PRIM1 gene encoding DNA primase small subunit isoform X3; protein product: MAPFEPAALPELLPLFYRRLFPHGPYGRWLGYGGVVKNYFQLREFSFTLRDDIYVRFQSFSSPQELERELQKLNPYKIDIGAVYSHRPNQHNTVHMGAFQPQEKELVFDIDMTDYDDVRMCCSSADICSKCWTLMTIAVRIIDRALVEDLGVRHRLWVYSGRRGVHCWVCDDVVRKWSPALRAAAVEYLTLVKGGAETVKKVNLSEPIHPFIRRSVGVVEKYFEAYALVGQDILGSPESWEKVLALVPEEHREVLQDEFPKKRDSMQRWELLKGRMERTRRQGTAGKSAPCYADWEIMLQFCFPRLDINVSKGLGHLLKSPFSVHPKTGRISVPLDLQRLEQFDPFAVPTISSLCEELDAAGDDAEQEEGGELEPKRRARDYRKTSLAPYVRIFEQFVEEMERARRGELRRRSDLQGDF
- the PRIM1 gene encoding DNA primase small subunit isoform X1 — its product is MAPFEPAALPELLPLFYRRLFPHGPYGRWLGYGGVVKNYFQLREFSFTLRDDIYVRFQSFSSPQELERELQKLNPYKIDIGAVYSHRPNQHNTVHMGAFQPQEKELVFDIDMTDYDDVRMCCSSADICSKCWTLMTIAVRIIDRALVEDLGVRHRLWVYSGRRGVHCWVCDDVVRKWSPALRAAAVEYLTLVKGGAETVKKVNLSEPIHPFIRRSVGVVEKYFEAYALVGQDILGSPESWEKVLALVPEEHREVLQDEFPKKRDSMQRWELLKGRMERTRRQGTAGKSAPCYADWEIMLQFCFPRLDINVSKGLGHLLKSPFSVHPKTGRISVPLDLQRLEQFDPFAVPTISSLCEELDAAGDDAEQEEGGELEPKRRARGRRAWRPTCGSLSSLWRRWNVHGEESCGGGVTCKETSEASLPPTALFLLRGHCWPQASWCLGTRRLQPNPSAPLNPFPPFGPFLHKKH
- the LOC104057942 gene encoding retinol dehydrogenase 16-like — protein: MGRPVGRGAGGADESLTDRAKVRPSPGLPLRAPVATMWLYAVAVLAGLLLLWRWHRERQTVPALSEKFVLITGCDSGFGNRLARQLDARGLRVLAACLTEHGAEQLRAGASSRLQTVLLDVTSSQSIANAASWVRERVGNQGLWGLVNNAGIAIPTAPNEWLTKDDFAKVLDVNLLGLIEVTLSLLPLLRRARGRVVNVASVMGRVSFFGGGYCISKFGVEAFSDCLRLEMRSFGVKVSIIEPGYFKTQITNVENLENNFSSMWKKLPEEIRADYGEEYLKGFSSTIRMMQKLFNTNLELVTDCMEHALTSCYPRTRYSAGWDAKLLYIPLSYMPSAFADIVLTWFYPKPARKA
- the PRIM1 gene encoding DNA primase small subunit isoform X2 — translated: MAPFEPAALPELLPLFYRRLFPHGPYGRWLGYGGVVKNYFQLREFSFTLRDDIYVRFQSFSSPQELERELQKLNPYKIDIGAVYSHRPQEKELVFDIDMTDYDDVRMCCSSADICSKCWTLMTIAVRIIDRALVEDLGVRHRLWVYSGRRGVHCWVCDDVVRKWSPALRAAAVEYLTLVKGGAETVKKVNLSEPIHPFIRRSVGVVEKYFEAYALVGQDILGSPESWEKVLALVPEEHREVLQDEFPKKRDSMQRWELLKGRMERTRRQGTAGKSAPCYADWEIMLQFCFPRLDINVSKGLGHLLKSPFSVHPKTGRISVPLDLQRLEQFDPFAVPTISSLCEELDAAGDDAEQEEGGELEPKRRARGRRAWRPTCGSLSSLWRRWNVHGEESCGGGVTCKETSEASLPPTALFLLRGHCWPQASWCLGTRRLQPNPSAPLNPFPPFGPFLHKKH